A stretch of Lathyrus oleraceus cultivar Zhongwan6 chromosome 6, CAAS_Psat_ZW6_1.0, whole genome shotgun sequence DNA encodes these proteins:
- the LOC127098242 gene encoding WAT1-related protein At5g07050 gives MEKKTFPSLHLFTEFKPHMLMILAQISYTFLYFITEASFNQGMSPYVYVTYRHAIAGVVMFPFAYFLERNMRPKLTFALFMEFFLLALLGMSLSINLYFASLKYTSPTFLSSMYNTISSLTFIIAVALRFEVLDLHNPRGIAKVLGTIVSLGGVTTMTLYKGPIIRNLWHPLIHIPPKSASINESGLKGSLLTVSCCILFSMSYIMQASTLKRYPAQLSLTTWLCFIGGAQSAVFTVIAEHNNPSAWIIGFSFDFWSTIYGGIIVGGLFIYVNLWCTEKKGPVFVTVFNPLCTIFVTILAYFVVGEKLYLGSIIGAIIVITGLYLLLWGKEGDNEVDFKAKDKLQYNIEDLEECKI, from the exons ATGGAGAAAAAAACATTTCCTTCTCTTCATCTTTTCACAGAGTTCAAACCACACATGCTCATGATCTTAGCCCAAATTTCCTATACTTTCTTATATTTCATCACTGAAGCTTCCTTTAACCAAGGAATGAGTCCTTATGTTTATGTTACATATCGTCATGCTATCGCCGGAGTTGTCATGTTTCCTTTCGCGTATTTTCTCGAGAG aaaCATGAGACCAAAGTTGACATTTGCTCTTTTTATGGAGTTTTTTCTGCTTGCACTGTTAGG GATGAGTTTATCTATCAACTTGTACTTTGCAAGCTTGAAGTATACTTCTCCAACCTTTCTCTCTTCCATGTACAACACCATATCTTCTCTTACCTTCATTATTGCAGTAGCACTAAGGTTTGAGGTTCTTGATCTTCATAATCCACGTGGGATAGCGAAAGTACTTGGAACTATAGTATCCTTAGGTGGAGTTACGACCATGACACTATACAAAGGGCCTATAATCAGAAATTTGTGGCATCCTCTAATTCATATTCCACCAAAAAGTGCTTCtatcaatgaaagtggcttaaAGGGTTCACTTCTTACCGTTTCATGTTGTATTTTGTTTTCTATGTCCTACATCATGCAG GCATCCACTTTGAAAAGGTATCCTGCACAATTATCACTCACAACATGGTTGTGTTTTATTGGAGGAGCACAATCAGCTGTTTTCACAGTGATAGCAGAACACAATAACCCTTCAGCATGGATCATAGGATTCAGTTTTGACTTTTGGTCAACAATATATGGG GGAATTATTGTTGGTGGTTTGTTCATATACGTTAACCTATGGTGCACTGAGAAAAAAGGACCAGTTTTTGTCACAGTATTTAACCCTCTTTGTACTATATTTGTGACAATTCTAGCATATTTCGTCGTTGGAGAAAAACTTTATTTGGGCAG TATCATAGGTGCAATTATTGTGATCACGGGTTTGTACTTGTTGCTGTGGGGTAAAGAAGGTGACAATGAGGTTGATTTCAAGGCCAAAGATAAATTGCAGTACAATATTGAAGACCTTGAAGAATGCAAAATATAG